A window of Desulfovibrio sp. X2 contains these coding sequences:
- a CDS encoding MarC family protein gives MSAWISSFLLAFIPLFVAIDPVGMAGMFVGLTDGIDDAVRNKVAKQAAVTAYVVTLAFMGLGSFIFKALGITIADFQIAGGLILLIVSTRGLLDYERKAFSLSEDFGVVPLGLPLIAGPAVLSAVLVLKDTAGLSATVVAMTLCTYLTYLSMRHVRGVVRVLGKRGIRAVSKLIALLLVAFAVHMIRVGWQTL, from the coding sequence ATGTCAGCCTGGATCAGCTCGTTTCTTCTCGCCTTCATCCCGCTCTTCGTGGCCATAGACCCCGTGGGCATGGCCGGAATGTTCGTCGGCCTGACCGACGGCATCGACGACGCGGTGCGCAACAAGGTCGCCAAGCAGGCGGCGGTGACGGCGTACGTCGTCACCCTGGCCTTCATGGGACTCGGCTCGTTCATCTTCAAGGCGCTGGGCATCACCATCGCGGACTTCCAGATCGCGGGCGGGCTCATCCTGCTCATCGTCAGCACGCGCGGCCTGCTGGACTACGAACGCAAGGCCTTCTCGCTGAGCGAGGACTTCGGCGTGGTGCCGCTCGGCCTGCCGCTCATCGCGGGCCCGGCCGTGCTCTCGGCCGTGCTGGTGCTCAAGGACACGGCCGGGCTCTCCGCCACCGTGGTGGCCATGACGCTGTGCACCTACCTGACCTACCTCTCCATGCGCCACGTGCGCGGGGTGGTGCGGGTGCTCGGCAAGCGCGGCATCCGCGCGGTCTCCAAGCTCATCGCCCTGCTCCTGGTGGCCTTTGCCGTGCACATGATCCGCGTGGGATGGCAGACCCTGTGA
- a CDS encoding glutamine synthetase family protein: METPVFNCKNADDVLKAVHDYNVSFLQFWFVDILGNLKSFQVTPSELEGAFEEGMGFDGSSILGFTRIEESDMVAFPDPTTFQLVAWRPSERPVARMFCYVKNPDGTPFAGDPRFVLKRVLEKAAAKGYTMYVGPELEFFLFASPNEPRILDVGGYFDAPPLDLGNDIRRDIIFSLSRMGIPVEYSHHEVAPSQHEIDLRYQEALRMADTAITYKVVIKETARKHGCYATFMPKPLFGQNGSGMHTHQSLFKNGKNAFFDPAEKFNLSRDCKAYIAGMLRHAKEFCAITNPIVNSYKRLVPGYEAPVYVAWANRNRSALIRVPMYKPGKEAATRIELRSPDPTCNPYLAFAVMLGAGLKGIEEGYELSTPVEENIFKMSDAEMVERGIASLPGSLSDALDHFGSSDLMKDVLGEHMHAAYLEAKRAEWDEYRTHVTDWELARYLPTT; the protein is encoded by the coding sequence ATGGAAACGCCCGTTTTCAACTGCAAGAACGCCGACGACGTACTCAAAGCGGTCCATGACTACAACGTCAGCTTTCTTCAGTTCTGGTTCGTGGACATCCTCGGAAACCTGAAGAGCTTCCAGGTGACCCCCTCCGAACTCGAAGGCGCCTTCGAGGAAGGCATGGGCTTCGACGGCTCCTCCATCCTCGGCTTCACCCGCATCGAGGAATCGGACATGGTCGCCTTCCCGGACCCGACCACGTTCCAGCTCGTGGCTTGGCGGCCCTCGGAGCGTCCCGTCGCGCGCATGTTCTGCTACGTGAAGAACCCGGACGGCACCCCCTTCGCAGGCGACCCCCGCTTCGTGCTCAAGCGCGTGCTGGAGAAGGCCGCGGCCAAGGGCTACACCATGTACGTGGGCCCCGAACTCGAGTTCTTCCTCTTCGCGAGCCCGAACGAGCCCCGCATCCTGGACGTGGGCGGCTACTTCGACGCCCCGCCGCTCGACCTCGGCAACGACATCCGCCGCGACATCATCTTCTCCCTCTCCCGCATGGGCATTCCGGTGGAATACAGCCACCACGAGGTGGCCCCCTCGCAGCACGAGATCGACCTGCGCTACCAGGAAGCCCTGCGCATGGCCGACACCGCCATCACCTACAAGGTGGTCATCAAGGAGACCGCGCGCAAGCACGGCTGCTACGCCACCTTCATGCCCAAGCCCCTCTTCGGGCAGAACGGCTCGGGCATGCACACCCACCAGTCGCTCTTCAAGAACGGCAAGAACGCCTTCTTCGACCCGGCCGAGAAGTTCAACCTCTCCCGCGACTGCAAGGCCTACATCGCGGGCATGCTCCGCCACGCCAAGGAATTCTGCGCCATCACCAACCCCATCGTGAACTCCTACAAGCGCCTCGTGCCCGGCTACGAGGCCCCGGTCTACGTGGCCTGGGCCAACCGCAACCGCTCCGCGCTCATCCGCGTGCCCATGTACAAGCCCGGCAAGGAGGCCGCCACGCGCATCGAGCTGCGCAGCCCGGACCCGACCTGCAACCCCTACCTGGCCTTCGCGGTCATGCTCGGCGCGGGCCTCAAGGGCATCGAGGAGGGCTACGAGCTGTCCACCCCGGTGGAGGAGAACATCTTCAAGATGAGCGACGCCGAGATGGTCGAGCGCGGCATCGCCTCGCTGCCCGGCAGCCTGTCCGACGCCCTGGACCACTTCGGGTCCTCGGACCTGATGAAGGACGTCCTGGGCGAGCACATGCACGCCGCCTACCTGGAGGCCAAGCGGGCCGAGTGGGACGAGTACCGCACCCACGTCACCGACTGGGAGCTCGCCCGCTACCTGCCCACCACGTAA
- a CDS encoding DMT family transporter, giving the protein MDPDTLSGEAAGEDAATLAAPGMPNDLEAAQCLGVPDAESCAPDVREDGRWAPILWLLAGSVCISFSPVLVKVASIGPIAAAFYRMFFGGAALALPLLVRGGLRGERGGLLPARGESFSLGLALVCALAFCLDLSCWHTSIRLVGPGMATILGNSQVVFLAVYGVVFLGERGIGRLVASLVLAAAGIGLLFGPDWAVNPGESRAGLLFGLATAVSYAVFLITLRRMQTAQGFTARLRNMALLGLLAAALLGLGVAFSGESFAIPGLVSLLALLAYGVICQGAGWMLISSNLPRVPLSTAGLAILLQPTLSFVWDVLFFGRRAGPMDILGAALALCAIFLGATRRK; this is encoded by the coding sequence ATGGATCCCGATACCCTCTCCGGGGAGGCCGCGGGCGAAGACGCCGCGACCCTCGCCGCGCCCGGCATGCCGAACGACCTGGAGGCCGCGCAGTGCCTGGGCGTCCCCGACGCCGAGTCCTGCGCTCCCGATGTCCGCGAGGACGGCCGCTGGGCGCCCATCCTCTGGCTGCTCGCCGGATCGGTGTGCATCAGCTTCTCGCCCGTGCTGGTCAAGGTCGCCTCCATCGGCCCCATCGCCGCGGCCTTCTACCGCATGTTCTTCGGCGGCGCGGCCCTGGCCCTGCCGCTCCTCGTCCGCGGCGGGCTGCGCGGTGAGCGCGGCGGCCTCCTGCCCGCGCGCGGGGAGAGCTTCTCCCTGGGGCTGGCGCTCGTCTGCGCCCTGGCCTTCTGCCTGGACCTCAGCTGCTGGCACACCAGTATCCGCCTCGTGGGCCCGGGCATGGCCACCATCCTGGGCAACAGCCAGGTCGTCTTCCTCGCCGTCTACGGCGTCGTCTTCCTCGGCGAGCGCGGCATCGGCCGCCTCGTCGCCTCCCTGGTCCTGGCCGCCGCGGGCATCGGCCTGCTCTTCGGCCCGGACTGGGCCGTGAACCCCGGCGAGTCCCGCGCGGGGCTCCTCTTCGGCCTGGCCACGGCCGTCTCCTACGCCGTCTTCCTCATCACCCTGCGCCGCATGCAGACCGCCCAGGGCTTCACCGCGCGCCTGCGCAACATGGCCCTGCTCGGGCTGCTCGCCGCGGCCCTCCTCGGCCTCGGCGTCGCTTTCAGCGGAGAATCCTTCGCCATCCCCGGCCTCGTCTCCCTGCTCGCCCTGCTGGCCTACGGCGTGATCTGCCAGGGCGCGGGCTGGATGCTCATCTCCTCCAACCTGCCGCGCGTGCCCCTGTCCACGGCCGGGCTGGCCATCCTGCTGCAGCCCACCCTGTCCTTCGTCTGGGACGTGCTCTTCTTCGGCCGCCGCGCCGGGCCCATGGACATCCTGGGCGCCGCGCTGGCCCTGTGCGCCATCTTCCTGGGCGCGACCCGCCGCAAGTAA
- a CDS encoding histone deacetylase family protein, with translation MFRIRRIFDDTLSVDRHAVAQVQEILRQQFHLLSNEEVDKLPSLLKEPVRHGFSTVLFVAEKADSLLGFATVLHFPDVGFAYLDFVSVKPRLTGGGVGGALYERVRDDARQASPLGLFFECLPDDPALCRDPATLEQNKARLRFYERFGARPLDGTAYETPLSENDDCPPYLVWDGLDRGRPLRQGPAKAVVRAILERKYKGTCPPDYVNAVVNSLRDDPIRLRRPRYGARPLAKTAIDHNLDRKILTVVNDRHEIHHVRERGYVEAPVRVGSILKALQDADLCFTARPRHYGDAYVRRVHAGPFVDYLKRMCAALPPGKSLYPYVFPIRNAARPPKEMPVRAGYFCIDTFTPLNSNAWQAARRAVDCGLTAAEAILKGQRLAYALVRPPGHHAERRTFGGFCYFNTASVAADLLARHGRVALLDIDYHHGNGSQDIFYARSDVLTVSIHGHPNFAYPYFSGFADEHGQDQGEGFNLNLPQKEHLDGEGYRTALRKAMQRIERHAPDFLVVSLGLDPAKGDPTGTWSLSARDFLENGKLLAGLRLPTLVIQEGGYRIRTLGTNARHFFTGLVAVR, from the coding sequence ATGTTCCGCATCCGCCGCATCTTCGACGACACCCTCTCCGTGGACCGACACGCCGTGGCCCAGGTGCAGGAGATCCTGCGCCAGCAGTTCCACCTGCTCTCGAACGAGGAGGTGGACAAGCTCCCGAGCCTGCTCAAGGAGCCCGTGCGCCACGGCTTCTCCACCGTGCTCTTCGTGGCCGAGAAGGCCGACAGCCTGCTCGGCTTCGCCACGGTGCTGCACTTCCCGGACGTGGGCTTCGCCTATCTCGACTTCGTCTCCGTGAAGCCCAGGCTCACCGGAGGCGGCGTGGGCGGCGCGCTCTACGAGCGCGTGCGCGACGACGCCCGCCAGGCCAGCCCGCTCGGCCTGTTCTTCGAATGCCTGCCCGACGACCCGGCCCTGTGCCGCGACCCGGCCACGCTCGAGCAGAACAAGGCGCGCCTGCGCTTCTACGAACGCTTCGGCGCCCGCCCCCTGGACGGCACCGCCTACGAGACCCCGCTCTCGGAAAACGACGACTGCCCGCCCTACCTCGTCTGGGACGGACTGGACCGCGGCCGCCCCCTGCGCCAGGGACCGGCCAAGGCCGTGGTCCGCGCCATCCTGGAGCGCAAGTACAAGGGCACCTGCCCGCCGGACTACGTGAACGCGGTGGTCAATTCCCTGCGCGACGATCCCATCCGCCTGCGCCGACCGCGCTACGGCGCCCGCCCCCTTGCGAAGACCGCAATCGACCACAATCTGGACCGCAAGATCCTCACCGTGGTCAACGACCGCCACGAAATCCACCACGTGCGCGAACGCGGCTACGTCGAGGCCCCCGTGCGCGTGGGCTCCATCCTCAAGGCTCTGCAAGACGCGGATCTGTGCTTCACGGCCAGGCCCCGCCACTACGGCGACGCCTACGTCCGCCGCGTGCACGCCGGGCCCTTCGTGGACTACCTCAAGCGCATGTGCGCCGCCCTGCCGCCGGGCAAGTCGCTCTACCCCTACGTCTTTCCCATCCGCAACGCGGCCCGGCCGCCCAAGGAGATGCCCGTGCGCGCGGGCTACTTCTGCATCGACACCTTCACGCCGCTGAACAGCAACGCCTGGCAGGCCGCGCGCCGCGCCGTGGACTGCGGCCTGACCGCGGCCGAGGCGATACTCAAGGGCCAGCGCCTGGCCTACGCCCTGGTGCGTCCGCCCGGCCACCACGCCGAGCGCCGCACCTTCGGCGGGTTCTGCTACTTCAATACCGCCTCCGTGGCCGCGGACCTCCTGGCCCGCCACGGCCGCGTCGCCCTCCTGGACATCGACTACCACCACGGCAACGGCAGCCAGGACATCTTCTACGCGCGAAGCGACGTGCTCACCGTCTCCATCCACGGCCACCCCAACTTCGCCTACCCCTACTTCAGCGGCTTTGCCGACGAGCACGGACAGGACCAGGGCGAGGGCTTCAACCTCAACCTTCCGCAAAAGGAGCACCTGGACGGCGAGGGCTACCGCACGGCCCTGCGCAAGGCCATGCAGCGCATCGAACGCCATGCCCCGGATTTTCTCGTCGTAAGCCTCGGCCTGGACCCGGCCAAGGGCGACCCGACCGGCACCTGGAGCCTGTCCGCGCGCGACTTCCTCGAGAACGGCAAGCTCCTCGCCGGTCTGCGCCTGCCCACCCTGGTCATCCAGGAAGGCGGCTACCGCATCCGCACCCTCGGAACCAACGCCCGGCATTTTTTCACCGGCCTGGTGGCGGTCCGCTGA
- a CDS encoding class I fructose-bisphosphate aldolase gives MTGTLRRLAKLFDSDSSKSLVLALDHGARQGMLPGLSSMPQIVDGLATRRVQGVMLNKGFARVHTMEIPLEMTMIVQLCGGTKHGEPPYSSALVCSPSEAARLGADAVGMHINIGNEYEDRMLADLGLTTDDAHQLGLPVLATICPRGRNVVNELDPHLIAHCIRVGAEMGVDLVSVPYSGHAESFAEAVEASPSPVLVTGGPSQPDFDSFLAMLKEALSTGAAGVCVGRNIFEHTDPLAKLDAVIELVHG, from the coding sequence ATGACCGGAACGCTTCGCCGCCTGGCCAAACTCTTCGACTCGGACAGCAGCAAGAGCCTCGTCCTGGCCCTGGACCACGGCGCCCGCCAGGGCATGCTGCCCGGGCTGTCCAGCATGCCCCAGATCGTGGACGGGCTCGCGACCCGCCGCGTCCAGGGCGTGATGCTCAACAAGGGCTTCGCCCGCGTGCACACCATGGAAATTCCCCTGGAGATGACCATGATCGTCCAGCTCTGCGGCGGCACCAAGCACGGCGAGCCGCCCTACAGCTCCGCCCTGGTCTGCTCCCCGAGCGAGGCCGCCCGCCTGGGCGCAGACGCCGTGGGCATGCACATCAACATCGGCAACGAATACGAAGACCGCATGCTCGCCGACCTCGGCCTGACCACCGACGACGCCCACCAGCTCGGCCTGCCCGTGCTCGCCACCATCTGCCCGCGCGGCCGCAACGTGGTCAACGAGCTCGATCCCCACCTCATCGCCCACTGCATCCGCGTGGGCGCGGAAATGGGCGTGGACCTCGTCAGCGTGCCCTACTCCGGACACGCCGAGTCCTTCGCAGAGGCCGTGGAAGCCTCGCCCTCGCCCGTGCTCGTCACCGGCGGCCCGAGCCAGCCCGACTTCGACTCCTTCCTCGCCATGCTCAAGGAAGCACTCAGCACAGGCGCCGCAGGCGTCTGCGTCGGCCGCAACATCTTCGAACACACCGACCCCCTCGCCAAACTCGACGCCGTCATCGAACTCGTGCACGGCTGA
- a CDS encoding YifB family Mg chelatase-like AAA ATPase, giving the protein MLCTVRTAALLGIDAITVTLEADVARQGMPAFTLVGLPDGAVREAKERVFAALKNCGYRLPPARITVNLAPADVRKEGSSYDLPLAVALLGGAEILPAEALSGWFLAGELSLTGELRPVPGVLPLAVRARDQGAAGLIVPAANAVEAAVVDGLPVFGANTLAEVVSHLSGDEPLAPARADVASLWQRRETFPLDFAEVKGQEHAKRAIEIAAAGSHNLLFSGPPGSGKTMLAARIPTVLPPLSFDEALEVTKIYSVAGMLDADQALVVTRPFRAPHHTISDAGLIGGGAYPRPGEVSLAHRGVLFLDELPEFKKPVLEVMRQPLEQGAVTISRAAVSLSYPADFMLVAAMNPCPCGYLSDEHHTCTCTPQAVARYRSRLSGPLLDRIDLHVEVPAVPYEDLRAGTSGTDSASIRARVLAARTVQAERYKGTPIRLNAELSGRLLEEHCRLGQAEHAFLEKAVRSLGLSARAYTRILRLARTIADLGKDQALAVSHLAEAINYRSMDRSGLL; this is encoded by the coding sequence ATGCTCTGCACCGTCCGTACCGCCGCGCTGCTCGGCATAGACGCCATCACCGTGACGCTCGAGGCCGACGTGGCCCGGCAGGGAATGCCCGCCTTCACCCTGGTCGGCCTGCCGGACGGCGCCGTGCGCGAGGCCAAGGAACGCGTCTTCGCCGCGCTCAAGAACTGCGGCTACCGCCTGCCGCCCGCGCGCATCACCGTGAACCTCGCCCCGGCCGACGTGCGCAAGGAAGGCAGCTCCTACGACCTGCCCCTGGCCGTGGCCCTGCTCGGCGGGGCCGAAATCCTCCCGGCCGAAGCCCTCTCCGGCTGGTTCCTGGCCGGGGAGCTCTCCCTGACCGGCGAGCTGCGCCCCGTGCCCGGCGTCCTGCCGCTTGCCGTGCGCGCCCGCGACCAGGGCGCCGCCGGGCTCATCGTGCCCGCCGCAAACGCCGTGGAGGCCGCCGTGGTCGACGGCCTGCCCGTATTCGGCGCGAACACCCTGGCCGAGGTCGTCTCCCACCTCTCGGGCGACGAACCCCTGGCCCCGGCCCGCGCCGACGTCGCCTCGCTCTGGCAGCGGCGCGAGACCTTCCCCCTCGACTTCGCCGAGGTCAAAGGCCAGGAACACGCCAAGCGCGCCATCGAGATCGCCGCGGCCGGCTCACATAATCTTTTGTTTTCAGGCCCTCCAGGCAGCGGCAAGACCATGCTCGCCGCCCGCATCCCCACGGTCCTCCCGCCGCTCTCCTTCGACGAGGCCCTGGAGGTCACCAAGATCTATTCCGTGGCAGGCATGCTCGACGCGGACCAGGCCCTGGTCGTCACCCGCCCCTTCCGCGCGCCGCACCACACCATCTCCGACGCCGGGCTCATCGGCGGCGGCGCCTACCCCCGGCCCGGCGAGGTCTCCCTGGCGCACCGCGGCGTGCTCTTCCTCGACGAGCTGCCCGAATTCAAGAAGCCCGTGCTCGAAGTCATGCGCCAGCCCCTGGAGCAGGGCGCCGTGACCATCTCCCGCGCCGCGGTCTCGCTCAGCTACCCCGCGGACTTCATGCTCGTGGCCGCCATGAACCCCTGCCCCTGCGGCTACCTCTCGGACGAGCACCACACCTGCACCTGCACGCCCCAGGCCGTGGCCCGCTACCGCTCGCGCCTCTCCGGGCCGCTGCTCGACCGCATCGACCTGCACGTCGAGGTCCCGGCCGTGCCCTACGAAGACCTGCGCGCCGGAACGTCCGGCACCGACTCCGCCTCCATCCGCGCCCGCGTCCTCGCCGCGCGCACGGTCCAGGCCGAGCGCTACAAAGGCACGCCCATCCGCCTCAACGCCGAACTCTCCGGCCGTCTTCTCGAGGAGCACTGCCGCCTCGGCCAGGCCGAGCACGCCTTCCTCGAGAAGGCCGTCCGCTCCCTCGGCCTCTCCGCCCGCGCCTACACCCGCATCCTCAGGCTCGCCCGCACCATCGCCGACCTCGGGAAGGATCAGGCACTCGCCGTCAGCCACCTCGCGGAAGCCATCAACTACCGCAGCATGGACAGGAGCGGGTTGTTGTAG
- a CDS encoding murein transglycosylase domain-containing protein, whose translation MRSLRRFSSLAAAAALFLVPACSTRTLNDAVSIAASPTPTTLTRVLGRRAVDYAANPASLERDLKSVSDALDKLFHVLRGKAEDKWGKDGAQVPSAKRYVKYLDNYKSRTLVDFEDGSVTVETVDQDKPRQSLREAVVVTLLTPRDPRSVDLFSDHPVKLGEEPYLLGLVKDQDDRDIRWEWRAGRFADWLMDHSLSERTITRNGKPVTVRSVRIAMVPGHLERSAEKILPLVERQADAYGLDKTLILSIIRVESDFNPFAVSEAGAFGLMQVVPGTAGRDVYQFLHNRPGFPTGAELQDPATNIRYGAAYLHLLVSKYVGPVADPISAEYCAIAAYNGGPGSVLRTFSSDRDEALSRINAMPPDHVYDTLTEDHPAAETRRYLQKVVMARREFRGI comes from the coding sequence ATGCGATCCTTGCGCCGGTTTTCAAGCCTCGCGGCCGCGGCCGCCCTGTTCCTCGTTCCCGCCTGCTCCACCCGCACGCTGAACGATGCCGTGAGCATCGCCGCGAGCCCCACGCCCACCACCCTGACCCGGGTGCTCGGCCGCCGCGCCGTGGACTACGCCGCCAACCCCGCGAGCCTCGAGCGCGACCTGAAGTCCGTCAGCGACGCCCTGGACAAGCTCTTCCACGTCCTGCGCGGCAAGGCCGAGGACAAGTGGGGCAAGGACGGCGCACAGGTTCCCTCGGCCAAGCGCTACGTGAAGTACCTGGACAACTACAAGAGCCGCACCCTGGTGGACTTCGAGGACGGCTCCGTGACCGTGGAGACCGTGGACCAGGACAAGCCGCGCCAATCCCTGCGCGAGGCCGTGGTCGTGACCCTCCTCACCCCGCGCGACCCGCGCTCCGTGGACCTCTTCTCCGACCACCCGGTCAAGCTCGGCGAGGAGCCCTACCTCCTCGGACTGGTCAAGGACCAGGACGACAGGGACATCCGCTGGGAATGGCGCGCCGGGCGCTTCGCGGACTGGCTCATGGACCACTCCCTGAGCGAACGCACCATCACCCGCAACGGCAAGCCCGTCACCGTACGCTCCGTGCGCATCGCCATGGTCCCCGGCCACCTGGAACGAAGCGCCGAGAAGATCCTGCCCCTGGTCGAACGCCAGGCCGACGCCTACGGCCTGGACAAGACCCTCATCCTGTCCATCATCCGCGTGGAGTCCGACTTCAACCCCTTCGCCGTGTCCGAGGCGGGCGCCTTCGGCCTCATGCAGGTCGTGCCGGGCACCGCGGGCCGCGACGTCTACCAGTTCCTGCACAACAGGCCCGGCTTCCCCACGGGCGCCGAACTGCAGGACCCGGCCACCAACATCCGCTACGGCGCCGCCTACCTGCACCTGCTCGTCAGCAAGTACGTGGGCCCCGTCGCGGACCCCATCTCCGCCGAGTACTGCGCCATCGCCGCCTACAACGGCGGCCCGGGCAGCGTGCTGCGCACCTTCTCCAGCGACCGCGACGAGGCGCTTTCGCGCATCAACGCCATGCCCCCGGACCACGTCTACGACACCCTCACCGAGGACCACCCCGCGGCCGAGACCCGGCGCTACCTCCAAAAGGTCGTCATGGCCCGGCGCGAGTTCCGCGGCATCTGA
- a CDS encoding glutamine synthetase III, whose amino-acid sequence MNQGRMNAIAAVTNFKPISEPLNFAETSATEIFGSNVFGDKVMKAMLPKEIYKSLKKTIEMGEELDPAVANVVAQAMKDWAISKGATHFCHVFYPLTGLTAEKHDSFLTPDGKGGAMAEFDGKMLIQGEPDASSFPSGGLRTTFEARGYTAWDVTSPAYILENPNGTFLCIPTAFVSWTGEALDKKTPLLRSLQSLNKQAQRVLKLFGKQTETPVTCFAGPEQEYFLIDRNFYFARPDLYIAGRTLFGAKSPKGQEFEDQYFGAIPRRVLACMMEVERELYKIGVPVKTRHNEVAPAQYEIAPIYEQGNMATDHNQMVMHTLRSVARRYGLACLLHEKPFAGINGSGKHLNYSIGNAELGSLFDPGATPHANAMFLVFCAAMIRACHKYSGVLRATVASAGNDHRLGANEAPPAIMSIYLGEMLTDVFEQIKKGGAKSSKNKGVMHVGVDTLPPLPMDPGDRNRTSPIAFTGNRFEFRAVGSAMSIAGSQVALNAMMTESLDFIATELEKKTGGKKSLLNQAVTEVIQDIMKKHEAIVFNGNGYSEEWHKEAEKRGLPNFRNTPEALPALTTKESIALFEKYGVLSPREVESRQEIYFEYYCRTIKTEAALAVKIAKTMILPGAIRYQSDLAATCANLKTIGKEYRSVALDEVTAKLRGLQDAIVALEKLCEKENGDAHAEAKYLCDKVLPGMLEVRKWADELEQIVADDYWPLPSYMEMCFIK is encoded by the coding sequence ATGAACCAGGGACGTATGAATGCCATCGCCGCCGTCACGAACTTCAAACCCATCTCGGAGCCGCTGAATTTCGCGGAGACTTCGGCGACCGAGATCTTCGGAAGCAACGTCTTCGGCGACAAGGTCATGAAGGCCATGCTGCCGAAGGAGATCTACAAGTCGCTGAAGAAGACCATCGAGATGGGCGAGGAGCTCGATCCCGCGGTGGCCAACGTCGTGGCGCAGGCCATGAAGGACTGGGCCATCTCCAAGGGCGCCACCCACTTCTGCCACGTCTTCTACCCCCTCACCGGCCTGACCGCCGAGAAGCACGACTCCTTCCTGACCCCGGACGGCAAGGGCGGGGCCATGGCCGAGTTCGACGGCAAGATGCTCATCCAGGGCGAGCCCGACGCCTCCTCCTTCCCCTCCGGCGGCCTGCGCACCACCTTCGAGGCGCGCGGCTACACCGCCTGGGACGTGACCTCCCCGGCCTACATCCTGGAGAACCCCAACGGCACCTTCCTGTGCATCCCCACGGCCTTCGTCTCCTGGACCGGCGAGGCCCTGGACAAGAAGACCCCGCTGCTGCGCTCCCTGCAGTCCCTGAACAAGCAGGCCCAGCGCGTGCTCAAGCTCTTCGGCAAGCAGACCGAGACCCCGGTCACCTGCTTCGCCGGTCCCGAGCAGGAGTACTTCCTGATCGACCGCAATTTCTACTTCGCCCGCCCGGACCTCTACATCGCCGGCCGCACCCTCTTCGGCGCCAAGTCGCCCAAGGGCCAGGAGTTCGAGGACCAGTACTTCGGCGCCATTCCCCGCCGCGTCCTGGCCTGCATGATGGAAGTCGAGCGTGAGCTGTACAAGATCGGCGTGCCGGTCAAGACCCGTCACAACGAGGTCGCCCCGGCCCAGTACGAGATCGCGCCCATCTACGAGCAGGGCAACATGGCCACCGACCACAACCAGATGGTCATGCACACCCTGCGCTCCGTGGCCCGCCGCTACGGCCTGGCCTGCCTGCTGCACGAGAAGCCCTTCGCCGGCATCAACGGCTCGGGCAAGCACCTCAACTACTCCATCGGCAACGCCGAGCTGGGCTCCCTCTTCGACCCGGGCGCCACTCCGCACGCCAACGCCATGTTCCTGGTCTTCTGCGCCGCCATGATCCGCGCCTGCCACAAATACAGCGGCGTGCTGCGCGCCACCGTGGCCTCCGCGGGCAACGACCACCGCCTGGGCGCCAACGAGGCGCCGCCGGCCATCATGTCCATCTACCTGGGCGAGATGCTCACCGACGTCTTCGAGCAGATCAAGAAGGGCGGCGCCAAGTCCTCCAAGAACAAGGGCGTCATGCACGTCGGCGTGGACACCCTGCCGCCGCTGCCCATGGATCCGGGCGACCGCAACCGCACGAGCCCCATCGCCTTCACCGGCAACCGCTTCGAGTTCCGCGCCGTGGGTTCCGCCATGTCCATCGCGGGCTCCCAGGTGGCCCTGAACGCCATGATGACCGAGTCCCTGGACTTCATCGCCACCGAGCTCGAGAAGAAGACCGGCGGCAAGAAGTCCCTGCTCAATCAGGCGGTGACCGAGGTCATCCAGGACATCATGAAGAAGCACGAGGCCATCGTCTTCAACGGCAACGGCTACTCCGAGGAGTGGCACAAGGAAGCCGAGAAGCGCGGCCTGCCCAACTTCCGCAACACCCCCGAGGCGCTGCCCGCCCTGACCACCAAGGAGTCCATCGCCCTCTTCGAGAAGTACGGCGTGCTCTCCCCGCGCGAGGTCGAGTCCCGCCAGGAGATCTACTTCGAGTACTACTGCCGCACGATCAAGACCGAGGCGGCCCTGGCCGTCAAGATCGCCAAGACCATGATCCTGCCCGGCGCCATCCGCTACCAGAGCGACCTGGCCGCCACCTGCGCCAACCTGAAGACCATCGGCAAGGAGTACCGCTCCGTCGCCCTGGACGAGGTCACCGCCAAGCTGCGCGGCCTGCAGGACGCCATCGTCGCCCTGGAGAAGCTCTGCGAGAAGGAGAACGGCGACGCCCACGCCGAGGCCAAGTACCTCTGCGACAAGGTCCTGCCCGGCATGCTCGAGGTCCGCAAGTGGGCCGACGAGCTCGAGCAGATCGTTGCCGACGACTACTGGCCGCTGCCGTCCTACATGGAGATGTGCTTCATCAAGTAG